In the genome of uncultured Pseudomonas sp., the window AGGCGCGGCTTGTCTTCCAGCGCCTGATGAAACAGAAACAGCAGCCAAACGTGGCTGACCTGCTCCAGGCCCTGTACCGCATCGCCGTTATCGAAGGGTGCCAGCAATTCCAGCACGCCCCGGGCGGCCGGGGCGAGTTGCGGCTGGCGGGGGATGGCGAACTTCTCCTTGAAGCAGGAGCGGAGAAAACCAATGGGCGAAACGGAATAAGACATGGCGGCGTGATCGAGTGAAAACGCCGCCATAGTACCTGACTAGAGGCTAAAACCGCCGTCGATGGGGATGATTGCGCCCGTTATGTAGGCACCGGCGGTGCTGGCCAGGCTGATCGCCAGGGCGGCCATTTCTTCTTCACGGCCCCAGCGCTGCATGGGGATCAGGGCCGTGTCTTCGGCCATGGCGGCTGCATCGCCGGCGATATGCTGGGTCATCTTGCTCGGGAAGCGCCCAGGGGCAATTACGTTGACGTTGATGTGCTCGCGCACCAGTTCGCGGGCGAGCATGCGTGACAGCTGATGCAGCGCCGCTTTGCTCGGGCCGTAAGCGTAGGCATTTTCGCCGTGCGAGGTCATGCCCGCCACCGAACCAATGTTGATCACCCGCGCCGGGTTGGCCGCGCTGCCGGCTTTGCGCAGCAGCGGCAGCAACTGCTGGATGCAGCTGAACACCGAAGTGACATTGAGCTGCATGACTTTCTCCCAGCCCTTGGCCGGATAGCTTTCCAGCGGTGCGCCCCAGGTGGTGCCAGCGTTGTTGACCAGAATATCCAGGCTGCCGATCTGCTCAGTTAATTGCTGAGCCAATACCTGTACGCCTTCTTCGCTGGCCAGATTGGCGGCGATGCCATGGCAGGTGCCGAAGGCGGAGAGTTCAGCGGCGGTTTGCGCGCAGGCCTCGCCATCGCGGGCGCAGACATAGACCGTTGCGCCGGCCTCGACAAATGCTTTGGCGATCATCTTGCCGATGCCGCGGGTGCCGCCGGTCACCAGGGCGGTGCGGCCTTGCAGATCAAAGTAGGGGTGCATGGCAAGTCCTCAGGGGGATGAATGCCACCAGCCTAATCGCGTGCCTGCCGTGCGGCAGGCACTATTGGCCTTGGAAATACGCTGCCATGCAGGGCGCATGGCAAGGAGCGGCGTTACTCGCCGCGTACGCGCAGGGTCAGGCCCTTGAGGAAGTTACGCAGGAACTGATCACCGCAGGTGCGGTAATTGCTGTGGCCGAATTTGCGGAACAGGGCGCTCATTTCCGGTTTGGAAACCGGGCAGTCGACGCTGTTCATGACCGCGTGCATGTCGTCTTCTTTCAGCTCGAAGGCCACACGCAATTTCTTCAACACGATGTTGTTGGTGATTGGCAGCTCGAAGGGTTGGCCCGGGCGGCTGTCGTCTTTGCCACGCTTGTAATACACCAAGCCATCAAGGAAGTGCGCCATCAGCTCATCGTCGCAAGCGCTAAAACCTTCTTCATCGTCTTTTTTCAGCAATGGGCTGAGTTCAGCGACGGTGATTTTTTTGCCGCTCAGCTGGAAGATCTCGGCCATCTGCGCATCGCTGATGTCGAGGGTGTAGCGCAGGCTGCGCAGTATGTCGTTATTAAGCATGGGGTGGTCCTGAAAAGGGCTGATGCACAAGGCGCATCAGCTAAAAAATTAGAAACGTTCTTTGCCAGCCAGGTAGCGCCATTGCCCCGGCTGTACCTTGGCCATCGACACGCCGCCAATGCGGATGCGCTTCATGCCCAGTACCTTGAGGTCGACACTGTTGCACATGAAGACCAGCTGGCCGGGCAGCGGATTCTTCAAGGCGAAGCGTAGGCGCGTTTCGTTCTGCCAGCTGACTTTGCACGGCGGCAACGCCACGCCATTGAAGGTCAGACCGTGGGCCAGGCGTTTGAGTTGGCTGGCGCTCAAGGTGCCGAGCACCTCGACCACATATTCCTGCTCGAGCTTGTTTAGGTCTTCCTTGAGCTTGCGCTCGATGCGCCAGTCCTGGGTAAGCACATGCAGGCCGTCGGCCCCGACTTGCAGCGGTGCGCAGCTGTTCAGGCGAGCGAAATGGCTTTTCAGCGGGCGGATGCCGGACGCGTCGTCCGCCCAATGGTTGGCCACGCCGATGTTCTCGATGGCGCGATCCGGGTAATGCCCGGCCGGTACATTCAACAGCAGGGTGACGGGTTCGGCGGGGGTCAACACGGCATCGGCGAGCAGCTCAACGCGTTGCTCGCTGACTTTGAATTGCGGCTCTTCGACCACCACACCATCCACCGTGACCCAGCCGCCCTCGATATACAGCTCGGCCTCGCGGCGCGAACAGCCGATCACTTCAATCAGGCGTTTGGACAGGCGAACAGGCTCGGTCATAAAAAGCAGTCATCAATAAACAAAGGGCTGCC includes:
- a CDS encoding SDR family oxidoreductase codes for the protein MHPYFDLQGRTALVTGGTRGIGKMIAKAFVEAGATVYVCARDGEACAQTAAELSAFGTCHGIAANLASEEGVQVLAQQLTEQIGSLDILVNNAGTTWGAPLESYPAKGWEKVMQLNVTSVFSCIQQLLPLLRKAGSAANPARVINIGSVAGMTSHGENAYAYGPSKAALHQLSRMLARELVREHINVNVIAPGRFPSKMTQHIAGDAAAMAEDTALIPMQRWGREEEMAALAISLASTAGAYITGAIIPIDGGFSL
- a CDS encoding DUF1456 family protein; translated protein: MLNNDILRSLRYTLDISDAQMAEIFQLSGKKITVAELSPLLKKDDEEGFSACDDELMAHFLDGLVYYKRGKDDSRPGQPFELPITNNIVLKKLRVAFELKEDDMHAVMNSVDCPVSKPEMSALFRKFGHSNYRTCGDQFLRNFLKGLTLRVRGE
- a CDS encoding rRNA pseudouridine synthase, whose amino-acid sequence is MTEPVRLSKRLIEVIGCSRREAELYIEGGWVTVDGVVVEEPQFKVSEQRVELLADAVLTPAEPVTLLLNVPAGHYPDRAIENIGVANHWADDASGIRPLKSHFARLNSCAPLQVGADGLHVLTQDWRIERKLKEDLNKLEQEYVVEVLGTLSASQLKRLAHGLTFNGVALPPCKVSWQNETRLRFALKNPLPGQLVFMCNSVDLKVLGMKRIRIGGVSMAKVQPGQWRYLAGKERF